In the Taeniopygia guttata chromosome 12, bTaeGut7.mat, whole genome shotgun sequence genome, one interval contains:
- the RASSF1 gene encoding ras association domain-containing protein 1 isoform X2, with protein sequence MSLNKDGSYTGFIKVQLKLVRPVSVPATKRGPSLQAGRPHPQGVKRRTSFYLPKGTVKHLHIFSHTRASEVIDALLRKFTVIDNPRKFALFERSEKDEQVYLRKLGDDEQPLRLRLLAGPSEKVLSFILKENETGEVNWDAFTLPELHNFLLILQREEEEHVRRLRHRYARCRQKMQEALATLTPG encoded by the exons ATGAGCCTG AACAAGGATGGCTCCTACACCGGCTTCATCAAGGTGCAGCTGAAGCTGGTTCGTCCTGTCTCGGTGCCGGCCACCAAGCGGGGCCCGTCCCTGCAGGCGGGGCGGCCACACCCCCAGGGGGTGAAGCGCCGCACGTCCTTCTACCTGCCCAAGGGGACCGTCAAACACCTGCACATCTTCTCACACACCCGCGCCAGCGAGGTCATCGATGCCCTCCTCCGCAAGTTCACCGTCATCGACAACCCCCGCAAGTTCGCCCTCTTCGAGAGGTCTGAGAAGGATGAGCAAG TGTATCTGCGGAAGCTGGGTGACGATGAGCAGCCCCTGCGGCTGCGGCTGCTGGCCGGTCCTAGCGAGAAGGTGCTGAGCTTCATCCTCAAGGAGAACGAGACCGGAGAGGTGAAC TGGGACGCCTTCACGCTGCCGGAGCTGCACAACTTCTTGCTGATCCtgcagcgggaggaggaggagcacgTGCGGCGGCTGCGGCACCGCTACGCGCGCTGCCGCCAGAAGATGCAGGAAGCGCTGGCCACGCTCACGCCGGGGTGA
- the RASSF1 gene encoding ras association domain-containing protein 1 isoform X1 gives MELIELRELQPEPRPGRGRLERANALRISPARRPGPGAHPDPRLTAAPGAGHRFEPRRRGLHTWCDLCGDFVWGGGRKSLQCRHCSFTCHYRCRALVQLDCGGPPGAGDEDDGNEQMLEKDTNVDEPSEWEKAELDQAQVEQRIKEYNSQINSNLFMSLNKDGSYTGFIKVQLKLVRPVSVPATKRGPSLQAGRPHPQGVKRRTSFYLPKGTVKHLHIFSHTRASEVIDALLRKFTVIDNPRKFALFERSEKDEQVYLRKLGDDEQPLRLRLLAGPSEKVLSFILKENETGEVNWDAFTLPELHNFLLILQREEEEHVRRLRHRYARCRQKMQEALATLTPG, from the exons ATGGAGCTCATCGAGCTGCGGGAGCTGCAGCCGGagccgcggccgggccggggccgcctgGAACGGGCCAACGCGCTGCGCATCAGCCCggcccgccggcccggccccggggcgcACCCCGACCCGCGGCTGACGGCGGCACCGGGCGCCGGGCACCGCTTCGAGCCGCGGCGCCGCGGGCTGCACACCTGGTGCGATCTCTGCGGGGACTTCGTCTGGGGCGGCGGCAGGAAGAGCCTCCAGTGCCGCC ACTGCAGCTTCACCTGCCACTACCGGTGCCGGGCCCTGGTGCAGCTGGACTGCGGCGGCCCCCCAGGTGCTGGTGACGAGGACGATGGCAATGAGCAGATGCTGGAGAAGGACACCAACGTG GATGAGCCCAGCGAGTGggaaaaggcagagctggaCCAGGCGCAGGTGGAGCAGCGGATCAAGGAGTACAACAGCCAAATCAACAGCAACCTCTTCATGAGCCTG AACAAGGATGGCTCCTACACCGGCTTCATCAAGGTGCAGCTGAAGCTGGTTCGTCCTGTCTCGGTGCCGGCCACCAAGCGGGGCCCGTCCCTGCAGGCGGGGCGGCCACACCCCCAGGGGGTGAAGCGCCGCACGTCCTTCTACCTGCCCAAGGGGACCGTCAAACACCTGCACATCTTCTCACACACCCGCGCCAGCGAGGTCATCGATGCCCTCCTCCGCAAGTTCACCGTCATCGACAACCCCCGCAAGTTCGCCCTCTTCGAGAGGTCTGAGAAGGATGAGCAAG TGTATCTGCGGAAGCTGGGTGACGATGAGCAGCCCCTGCGGCTGCGGCTGCTGGCCGGTCCTAGCGAGAAGGTGCTGAGCTTCATCCTCAAGGAGAACGAGACCGGAGAGGTGAAC TGGGACGCCTTCACGCTGCCGGAGCTGCACAACTTCTTGCTGATCCtgcagcgggaggaggaggagcacgTGCGGCGGCTGCGGCACCGCTACGCGCGCTGCCGCCAGAAGATGCAGGAAGCGCTGGCCACGCTCACGCCGGGGTGA